From Marispirochaeta aestuarii, a single genomic window includes:
- a CDS encoding ERCC4 domain-containing protein, with the protein MTGYIWQVEKTQNPRFPYRISILEDARTVLALRVQDKWPGQKGNIFCIREYGAPDDGENLEQIESVPIAFLRRQGKRVEIVLDRHNRKRCDFLFLKKVSPSGEAQEQIFFRTQTGLRSHRSKGSPLLYGSEKLEIVIDSSERYPWRFPSANLGRSRLPAGDYALVWENRYIAVVERKTFENLLHDLYEIRILHQKLSELSSFPNPAVVIEAQYGDYSDTARIGDSLSAPHINRLIGEISALHPGVQLIFAGNRKLANAWTSRFFAAVRRRIADSGQNSDEAAQRPPTFLSTPVRQDLEIRKKILEEYALRPDGFSMKELKADLGTADTAPLRRIIQQLKREEKIHSSGKASATRWHIL; encoded by the coding sequence ATGACCGGATACATCTGGCAGGTGGAAAAAACGCAGAATCCCCGCTTTCCCTACCGGATTTCGATCCTTGAAGATGCACGCACTGTCCTCGCCCTGCGCGTTCAGGACAAGTGGCCGGGACAGAAGGGAAACATCTTCTGTATCCGGGAATACGGTGCACCCGACGACGGCGAGAATCTGGAACAGATCGAATCGGTCCCCATAGCCTTTCTGCGCAGGCAGGGAAAGCGGGTGGAGATTGTCCTCGACCGCCACAACCGCAAGCGCTGCGATTTTCTGTTCCTTAAAAAAGTATCCCCCTCCGGGGAAGCCCAGGAGCAGATCTTTTTCCGGACCCAGACGGGCCTGCGTTCCCACCGCAGTAAGGGCAGCCCTCTTTTGTACGGTTCGGAAAAACTCGAGATTGTTATCGACAGTTCAGAGCGCTATCCCTGGCGCTTTCCGTCTGCAAACCTTGGCCGAAGCAGGCTTCCCGCAGGGGATTACGCCCTGGTGTGGGAAAACCGCTATATCGCTGTGGTCGAACGCAAGACCTTCGAGAATCTGCTTCACGACCTTTACGAAATCAGGATACTCCACCAGAAGCTGTCGGAGCTCTCATCCTTTCCCAATCCTGCGGTTGTAATTGAGGCCCAGTATGGGGATTATTCCGATACGGCCAGAATTGGAGACAGCTTATCAGCTCCCCACATTAACCGGCTGATCGGGGAGATTTCCGCCCTGCACCCGGGGGTTCAGCTTATTTTCGCCGGCAACCGCAAGCTCGCGAATGCCTGGACAAGCCGCTTTTTCGCAGCGGTCCGCAGACGCATAGCCGATTCCGGGCAGAACTCTGACGAAGCGGCGCAACGTCCGCCCACCTTTCTCAGTACTCCGGTCAGGCAGGACCTGGAAATTCGGAAAAAAATCCTGGAAGAGTACGCTCTGCGACCGGATGGTTTCAGCATGAAGGAACTCAAGGCAGATCTGGGTACTGCAGACACCGCACCCTTACGCAGAATAATCCAACAGCTTAAACGGGAAGAAAAAATACACTCCAGCGGAAAGGCAAGCGCCACCCGATGGCATATCTTATAG
- the aspS gene encoding aspartate--tRNA ligase, translating into MSMYRTHRLNELRESHVGQEVTLSGWINNHRDHGGVLFIDLRDNYGITQLVSYPESGFKYEVAHLQKENCIRVTGTVKRRDPETVNPKIETGEIEVEIKNYEILGKCSPLPFQVFPEDKEPEELRLTYRYLDLRRETIHRNILMRSKVISSVRRRMEALRFTEFQTPILTASSPEGARDFLVPSRLHPGQFYALPQAPQQYKQLMMVAGFDRYFQIAPCFRDEDARANRSPGEFYQIDMEMSFVEQDEVFAVIEELMTGLFSEFSDWKISSAPFERIPYAEAMLKYGSDKPDLRNPIVIRDVTEAFKGSDFKAFAGAIASGAVVRALPVKGIAGQPRSFFDKLIEYAQSVGSKGLAYITWTDGEVKSPIAKFLSEERIKAIADACDVSDGDVVFFVCDQSRSAAAIAGQVRNKLGRDLDLLEKNSFRFCWIVDYPMYERDEHTGKIEFSHNPFSMPQGGLEALNEKDPLEVLAFQYDLVCNGEELSSGAIRNHQPEVMYRAFEIGGYTREEVDSQFAGMINAFRYGAPPHGGIAPGLDRIIMLLANVENLREIVAFPMNQKAQEPMMGSPREVSEKQLEELHIRVELPDEEL; encoded by the coding sequence ATGAGTATGTACCGCACTCACCGCTTGAATGAATTACGGGAGTCCCATGTCGGGCAGGAGGTGACCCTTTCCGGGTGGATTAATAACCATCGGGACCATGGGGGAGTCCTCTTTATCGACCTGCGGGACAATTACGGGATTACCCAGCTGGTCAGCTACCCCGAATCGGGTTTCAAATACGAAGTCGCCCATCTGCAGAAGGAAAACTGCATCCGTGTGACGGGAACGGTCAAGCGCCGGGACCCGGAAACGGTGAATCCGAAGATCGAGACCGGAGAGATCGAGGTAGAGATAAAGAACTACGAGATTCTGGGAAAGTGCAGTCCCCTGCCCTTCCAGGTTTTCCCCGAAGACAAGGAGCCCGAGGAGCTGCGTCTGACCTACCGCTACCTGGATCTGCGGCGGGAGACTATCCACAGGAACATCCTGATGCGTTCAAAGGTTATCTCTTCGGTACGACGCCGCATGGAGGCCCTCAGGTTTACCGAGTTCCAGACGCCGATTCTGACCGCTTCCAGCCCCGAAGGCGCCCGGGACTTCCTGGTTCCTTCCCGGCTGCATCCCGGTCAGTTCTATGCCCTGCCCCAGGCGCCGCAGCAGTACAAGCAGCTTATGATGGTGGCCGGTTTTGACCGCTACTTTCAGATAGCCCCCTGCTTTCGCGACGAGGACGCCCGGGCCAATCGCAGCCCCGGAGAGTTCTATCAGATCGACATGGAGATGTCCTTTGTCGAACAGGATGAGGTCTTTGCCGTAATCGAAGAGCTGATGACCGGGCTTTTCAGCGAGTTCTCGGACTGGAAAATCTCGTCCGCGCCTTTTGAGAGGATTCCCTACGCCGAAGCAATGCTGAAGTACGGTTCGGACAAACCGGACCTGCGGAACCCCATCGTTATCCGGGATGTGACCGAAGCCTTCAAGGGCTCGGATTTCAAGGCTTTCGCCGGGGCTATCGCCTCCGGTGCGGTGGTACGGGCTCTGCCGGTCAAGGGTATTGCCGGGCAGCCCCGCTCCTTCTTTGACAAACTCATCGAGTATGCCCAGTCCGTAGGTTCCAAGGGACTGGCCTATATTACCTGGACCGACGGTGAGGTCAAGAGCCCCATCGCCAAGTTTCTCTCCGAGGAGAGGATAAAGGCCATTGCCGATGCCTGCGACGTGAGCGACGGGGACGTGGTTTTCTTTGTCTGCGACCAGAGCAGAAGCGCCGCCGCCATCGCCGGACAGGTACGCAACAAACTGGGCAGGGACCTGGACCTGCTTGAAAAGAACAGCTTCCGCTTCTGCTGGATCGTCGATTACCCCATGTACGAGCGGGACGAACACACCGGGAAAATCGAGTTCAGCCACAATCCCTTTTCCATGCCCCAGGGAGGCCTCGAGGCGCTGAACGAAAAGGATCCCCTGGAGGTCCTGGCCTTCCAGTACGACCTGGTCTGCAACGGAGAGGAGCTCTCTTCAGGAGCAATCAGGAACCATCAGCCCGAAGTGATGTACCGGGCCTTCGAGATCGGAGGCTACACCCGGGAAGAGGTTGACTCCCAGTTTGCGGGGATGATCAACGCCTTCCGTTACGGTGCACCCCCCCACGGGGGAATCGCCCCCGGGCTGGACCGTATCATAATGCTGCTGGCGAATGTTGAGAACCTGCGGGAGATCGTGGCTTTTCCGATGAACCAGAAGGCCCAGGAACCGATGATGGGTTCCCCCCGGGAAGTCTCGGAGAAACAGCTGGAGGAGCTCCACATCCGGGTGGAACTGCCCGATGAAGAGCTCTAA
- a CDS encoding type 1 glutamine amidotransferase has product MEKEILIVKNISREGPGLLEEVIKECGIAYTIIDLDQGQNFPPVENFGAVVVLGGPDSANDTSEKMKSELARIREAIESNIPYLGICLGLQTLVKAAGGTIIISPTREVGFIDPEGRNFTTELTAEGKRDPLFDGLDHSFKVFHLHGETVELTNDMTLLSVGKFCRNQVVKVGKNAYGMQCHFELTPEMIETWINEDPDLLLLDKKQLKENFAAIQDDYRRTGQTLFNNFLQIAEF; this is encoded by the coding sequence ATGGAAAAAGAAATACTCATCGTTAAAAACATAAGCCGCGAAGGTCCGGGTCTCCTGGAAGAGGTAATAAAAGAATGCGGCATTGCATACACGATTATCGACCTCGATCAGGGGCAAAATTTCCCTCCCGTTGAAAATTTCGGAGCAGTGGTTGTTCTCGGCGGTCCCGACAGTGCCAACGATACAAGTGAAAAGATGAAAAGCGAATTAGCCCGTATCCGCGAAGCGATTGAATCGAATATTCCATATCTCGGCATTTGTCTCGGCCTTCAGACTCTTGTCAAGGCAGCCGGCGGCACTATCATAATAAGTCCAACCAGGGAAGTAGGTTTCATTGATCCTGAAGGTAGAAATTTCACGACTGAACTTACTGCCGAGGGTAAAAGGGATCCGCTGTTTGATGGCCTCGACCATTCATTCAAGGTTTTCCATCTTCACGGTGAAACCGTCGAACTCACAAACGACATGACACTGCTGTCGGTTGGTAAATTCTGCCGTAACCAGGTCGTAAAGGTTGGCAAAAATGCCTATGGTATGCAATGCCACTTCGAACTCACGCCGGAAATGATCGAGACCTGGATTAACGAGGACCCGGATCTTCTTTTACTCGACAAAAAGCAGCTTAAAGAGAACTTTGCGGCAATCCAGGATGACTACAGACGAACAGGACAGACGCTGTTTAATAACTTTTTACAGATAGCAGAGTTTTGA
- a CDS encoding GGDEF domain-containing protein gives MQHVKANKRNRIILLSAIIFFFGFFIINYVHFRMSRRVFSANLTGSVLPACADTVVGKINGVKEKYSLANRLIADSVDLSRFRVNGREDADRILDFVRRKRIELGAKNVGLVFLETDTYYDSFGHILELDYSSDRDSWVQDFLDAPETDRFSLYDPDNSVELYSFFFDSKIVSDSGELSGIIGTGISLDSFSLNIAGEKRKTRMLFAEPDGELRLPLDYRGRSFFDEYNLDGPAESLGDGSHYLAEKGGSTLMLYIRFIPEIERYLIIEHDITDSYKDLQRQSIITFAAGMVFSLLLVALNHILVSRAGRKLSIKGYTDSLTESYNRHFLEEYFGRSNRNQRQISLMTLDIDHFKEVNDNLGHLAGDFILKEVSRLAKNQIRDEDFIVRWGGDEFVLVVHTGMQRALDISERIRARIEQESSVTVTIGVVEMRDNEDFTTALSRADQAMYRAKHEGRNKVNSGV, from the coding sequence ATGCAGCATGTAAAGGCAAATAAACGAAACCGTATCATTTTACTCTCGGCAATAATCTTTTTTTTCGGTTTTTTTATAATTAATTACGTCCACTTCAGAATGTCCCGGAGGGTATTCAGTGCAAACCTTACCGGATCGGTCCTGCCCGCCTGTGCCGATACTGTTGTGGGAAAAATTAATGGAGTAAAAGAAAAATATTCCCTGGCAAACCGCCTTATCGCCGATTCCGTCGATCTTTCCCGGTTCCGTGTGAACGGCAGAGAGGATGCCGACAGAATTCTTGATTTTGTACGGAGGAAAAGGATCGAACTCGGGGCCAAGAACGTGGGTCTGGTTTTTCTTGAAACGGATACGTATTACGATTCCTTCGGTCACATCCTTGAGCTGGATTATTCCTCTGACCGGGACAGCTGGGTGCAGGATTTTCTTGACGCTCCTGAGACGGACCGATTCAGTCTGTATGATCCGGATAACTCCGTGGAACTCTATTCCTTTTTTTTCGACAGCAAGATTGTAAGCGACTCCGGGGAGCTTTCGGGAATTATCGGGACCGGGATTTCCCTGGACAGCTTTTCGCTGAACATTGCAGGCGAAAAGAGAAAAACCAGGATGCTTTTTGCTGAACCGGACGGGGAACTGAGACTTCCCCTTGATTACCGGGGACGCTCATTTTTTGATGAATATAATCTTGACGGCCCCGCAGAAAGCCTTGGCGATGGGTCCCATTATCTGGCCGAGAAGGGTGGATCTACCCTGATGCTGTATATCCGTTTTATCCCTGAAATAGAACGCTACCTTATTATCGAGCACGACATTACAGATTCATATAAGGACCTTCAGCGCCAGAGTATTATAACCTTTGCGGCGGGAATGGTGTTTTCTCTGCTGCTTGTGGCACTCAATCATATTCTGGTTTCCCGGGCTGGCAGGAAATTATCGATCAAGGGTTATACCGATTCCCTGACGGAAAGCTATAACCGGCATTTTCTGGAGGAGTATTTCGGCAGAAGTAACCGCAACCAGCGTCAAATATCACTGATGACTCTGGATATCGACCATTTTAAAGAGGTGAACGACAATCTTGGCCACCTGGCTGGAGACTTTATTTTGAAGGAAGTCTCCCGTCTCGCCAAGAACCAGATCCGGGATGAAGACTTTATTGTACGCTGGGGCGGCGATGAGTTTGTTCTTGTCGTCCACACAGGTATGCAGAGGGCTCTGGATATAAGCGAGAGAATCAGGGCCAGGATTGAGCAGGAAAGCTCTGTCACCGTTACAATCGGGGTGGTTGAGATGCGGGACAACGAAGATTTTACCACGGCCCTTTCCCGGGCGGATCAGGCAATGTACAGGGCAAAACATGAAGGTCGGAACAAGGTAAATTCAGGTGTTTAA
- a CDS encoding tyrosine-type recombinase/integrase, which produces MNSTFCDSLLQKLREHLLMRNYSPRTIKAYTRYCSEFCTFCLDNPSLAREQKIIRFLNTYPDPATKAVARSALKYLYANILKLPAPVLLTRTRKTRKLPTVLTRDQVAMILNTIQNPKHRAMIAMMYGSGLRVSEVVKLKVGDVNLARNRIHVRQSKNLKDRITVLSPLLTDYLKLITKNRQPKEFLFQTQCSNRYSVRTLQTIFKRALSKSGISLAASCHSLRHSFATSLLESGVDIRIIQAQLGHSNIKTTMLYTQITSVIEESLYSPL; this is translated from the coding sequence ATGAACAGTACATTTTGTGACTCTTTGTTACAGAAGCTGAGGGAACACCTGCTTATGCGCAATTACTCTCCCCGCACGATCAAGGCGTATACCCGCTATTGCTCCGAATTCTGCACTTTCTGCCTGGATAATCCGTCCCTTGCGCGGGAGCAGAAGATTATCCGTTTTCTGAATACATACCCGGATCCCGCAACAAAAGCTGTTGCACGTTCAGCCCTAAAGTACCTGTATGCTAACATCCTTAAACTTCCGGCACCTGTTCTGCTGACAAGAACCCGAAAAACCCGGAAACTACCGACTGTTTTAACCCGGGACCAGGTAGCAATGATTTTAAATACAATTCAAAACCCGAAACACCGTGCCATGATCGCCATGATGTACGGGTCGGGACTGCGAGTCAGCGAGGTTGTCAAACTTAAAGTAGGAGATGTCAATCTGGCAAGAAACCGCATTCACGTACGTCAATCAAAAAACCTGAAAGACCGAATTACGGTTTTATCACCCTTATTGACGGATTATCTCAAGCTGATTACAAAAAACCGGCAGCCAAAAGAGTTTCTCTTTCAGACCCAATGCAGTAACAGATATTCCGTAAGGACGCTCCAGACAATTTTCAAGCGGGCGCTTTCCAAATCCGGAATTTCCCTTGCGGCGTCCTGCCACAGCCTGCGACACTCCTTCGCCACAAGCCTGTTGGAAAGCGGTGTAGATATCCGCATTATCCAGGCTCAGCTGGGGCACTCAAACATCAAGACGACAATGCTATATACACAGATTACCAGTGTAATAGAGGAATCCCTGTATTCGCCGCTTTAA
- a CDS encoding ABC transporter ATP-binding protein, with amino-acid sequence MIRLEQVSKVFNEGTVNETRAIHNVNLNVKEGDFITVIGSNGAGKSTLFNLIAGTYAPTEGKIFVNDADITRTPEYKRAKYIGRIFQNPLLGTAGNMSLEDNMTISHKKGFKGLGISLNSRLRERFRKELEVLDMGLESRLKNNVNLLSGGQRQALTLLMMVLSRPALILLDEHTAALDPRNAAKVLELTKRFIEEYRLTAIMITHNMANAIAYGNRLLMMDAGEIILDIEGREKQDMTVEKLVDKFHAIRKKEFENDEVLLS; translated from the coding sequence ATGATCAGGCTTGAACAGGTATCCAAGGTATTCAACGAAGGGACTGTCAACGAAACCAGGGCGATTCATAATGTGAACCTCAATGTAAAAGAAGGGGATTTTATTACCGTGATCGGTTCCAACGGTGCGGGTAAATCGACTCTCTTCAATCTGATTGCCGGCACCTACGCTCCCACGGAGGGGAAGATTTTCGTCAACGATGCGGATATTACCAGAACCCCCGAGTACAAACGGGCCAAATATATCGGACGCATTTTTCAGAATCCTCTTTTAGGAACCGCGGGAAACATGAGCCTGGAAGACAACATGACCATCAGCCACAAAAAGGGCTTCAAAGGTCTCGGAATAAGCCTGAACAGCCGGCTCAGGGAGAGGTTCAGAAAGGAGCTCGAGGTGCTGGATATGGGGCTTGAATCCCGGCTGAAGAACAACGTAAACCTGCTCTCCGGCGGTCAGAGGCAGGCCCTTACCCTGCTGATGATGGTCCTGTCAAGGCCGGCGCTGATTTTGCTGGACGAACACACTGCAGCCCTGGACCCCAGGAACGCCGCCAAGGTCCTGGAACTCACCAAGCGCTTTATTGAAGAGTACAGGCTTACCGCCATCATGATTACCCACAACATGGCCAACGCCATCGCCTACGGAAACCGGCTTCTGATGATGGACGCAGGAGAAATAATCCTGGACATCGAAGGCAGGGAAAAGCAGGATATGACGGTGGAAAAGCTTGTGGACAAGTTTCATGCCATCAGGAAGAAGGAATTTGAGAATGACGAGGTGCTGCTGTCCTGA
- a CDS encoding ABC transporter permease: MIEGILHEGLIYGILALGVFITFRILDFPDLTVDGSFPFGAAIAASAITAGLPVLIAILLALLGGILAGIVTALIHNKLKVPNLLAGILTMTMLYSVNIRVLGNRANLPLLQVTTAFSAIQDLSEGLGIPAEYGVLLFLLFVVGGIILVLDLFFHTDLGLTLGAMGNNQQMVISQGVNPELMKIIGVGLSNGLVGIAGALAAQYQGFADANLGQGIVVTGLASVMIGEFFIRSNKIWPLLLRVVIGSVVFKGIMFLGRYYGYIIKMTPNDLKLITGLLIILSLIMTKIRSGKRTRQAAV, from the coding sequence GTGATTGAAGGTATTCTCCACGAAGGATTGATTTACGGCATACTGGCCCTGGGGGTATTTATTACCTTCAGGATTCTTGATTTTCCGGACCTGACGGTGGACGGGAGTTTTCCCTTTGGAGCGGCCATTGCGGCGTCCGCCATTACCGCCGGGCTACCGGTGCTGATCGCGATACTGCTGGCCCTTCTGGGGGGAATCCTGGCGGGAATCGTCACCGCCCTTATCCACAACAAGCTGAAGGTACCGAATCTCCTGGCGGGAATCCTGACCATGACCATGCTCTACTCCGTGAATATCAGGGTACTGGGAAACCGGGCCAACCTGCCCCTTCTGCAGGTGACCACCGCCTTCAGCGCTATCCAGGATTTGAGCGAGGGACTTGGAATCCCTGCGGAATACGGAGTACTCCTTTTTCTGCTGTTCGTTGTGGGGGGTATTATCCTTGTCTTGGACCTCTTTTTTCATACCGACCTGGGGCTTACCCTGGGGGCCATGGGAAACAACCAGCAGATGGTTATTTCCCAGGGAGTGAACCCGGAACTTATGAAGATAATCGGTGTGGGCCTCTCCAACGGTCTTGTGGGCATAGCCGGAGCCCTGGCTGCCCAGTACCAGGGATTTGCAGACGCCAACCTGGGTCAGGGAATCGTGGTAACAGGCCTTGCCTCGGTGATGATCGGGGAGTTTTTTATCCGTTCGAATAAAATATGGCCCCTGCTGCTGCGGGTGGTAATCGGCTCGGTGGTGTTCAAGGGAATCATGTTTCTGGGGCGATACTACGGCTACATCATCAAAATGACCCCCAATGATCTTAAACTGATAACCGGCCTTCTGATAATTCTGTCCCTGATCATGACAAAGATAAGATCCGGAAAACGAACAAGGCAGGCAGCGGTATGA
- a CDS encoding ABC transporter substrate-binding protein, with protein MKKITCILLAALTAVCLFAEGSAEQADDGAISIGISKIVSHPALDSIEKGIQDELAELGYPDIRYDLQNANGDPNTAKQIAIKFKNDKVDIAVGIATPTSQALASTITDFPVIYSAVTDPVGAGLVTSLNEGGDNITGYSDMTPVREQIELLTRLMKVERLGHVYSTGEANAVVLAGIARDVCADMGIEFVESTVTNSSEVKQATQAILNRVDAIYVSTDNTVFSALQSVVQTALDKNIPVMSADPTSAVDYEVFAALGFDYYRHGRATGRLIARVLEGEDPSNIPTQFMSDPGDLDQLILNLDVAKKIGVTVPADIIDRASVIIENGEARSR; from the coding sequence ATGAAAAAGATTACCTGCATTCTGCTTGCGGCTTTGACGGCAGTCTGTCTGTTCGCCGAAGGCAGTGCCGAACAGGCCGATGACGGCGCTATCAGCATCGGAATCTCGAAGATTGTCAGCCATCCGGCTCTGGATTCCATCGAGAAGGGAATTCAGGACGAACTGGCGGAGCTGGGTTACCCGGACATCCGCTATGATCTGCAGAATGCCAATGGAGACCCCAACACGGCAAAACAAATCGCGATAAAGTTCAAGAACGACAAAGTGGATATCGCTGTCGGTATAGCGACCCCCACAAGCCAGGCCCTGGCATCGACGATTACCGATTTTCCGGTAATCTACTCGGCGGTGACAGATCCCGTGGGTGCCGGGCTGGTTACCTCCCTGAATGAGGGCGGAGACAACATTACCGGCTACTCCGACATGACTCCGGTACGGGAGCAGATCGAACTGCTGACCCGGCTTATGAAGGTAGAGCGCCTCGGCCATGTCTACTCCACCGGAGAAGCCAATGCCGTTGTGCTGGCGGGAATCGCCAGGGATGTGTGCGCCGACATGGGTATAGAGTTTGTGGAATCCACGGTGACCAACTCCTCGGAAGTAAAGCAGGCGACCCAGGCCATCCTGAACCGGGTCGATGCCATATATGTGAGCACCGACAATACCGTCTTTTCCGCCCTGCAGTCGGTTGTGCAGACGGCTCTGGATAAGAACATTCCCGTTATGTCAGCTGACCCGACTTCGGCAGTTGATTATGAGGTTTTCGCCGCCCTGGGATTCGATTACTACAGGCATGGACGGGCAACCGGCCGACTGATAGCCAGAGTTCTGGAGGGAGAAGACCCTTCAAATATTCCCACGCAGTTCATGTCGGATCCCGGAGACCTGGATCAGCTGATCCTGAATCTGGATGTGGCAAAGAAGATCGGCGTTACCGTACCTGCCGATATTATTGACCGGGCCTCGGTAATCATCGAAAACGGTGAAGCCCGAAGCCGCTGA
- a CDS encoding phosphohydrolase, translating into MTISPKERSLNRKILKRLKAYPHSLAEILLEDPEVRAMQEYANTVSIKRLGFNDHGPVHMRVVLMNAITMMELLRDAGIPTSLETEETGDFNDSLSAVMLASFLHDLGMSIGRQDHELHSTYLAYPIIDRLLKEVYPDDLQKRVALRSLAIEGIVGHMAHHTIHSLEAGVILVADGCDMERGRARIPMFLNTSPKVGDIHKYSANSIEKVTIEAGKELPVRIQVDMSTEVGFFQVEEVLLTKIARSTMKPYIELFAGVIGGELKRYL; encoded by the coding sequence ATGACAATTTCACCAAAAGAACGTTCATTAAACAGAAAAATTCTCAAGCGACTCAAAGCCTATCCCCACAGCCTGGCGGAAATTCTGCTGGAAGACCCGGAGGTCCGGGCCATGCAGGAGTACGCCAATACGGTATCGATAAAACGCCTCGGCTTCAACGATCACGGCCCGGTACACATGCGGGTAGTACTGATGAACGCCATTACCATGATGGAACTTCTGCGCGATGCGGGAATACCCACAAGTCTTGAGACCGAGGAGACCGGCGATTTTAACGACAGCCTGAGCGCCGTAATGCTGGCCTCCTTTCTGCACGACCTGGGCATGAGTATCGGCCGGCAGGACCACGAGCTGCACAGCACCTACCTGGCCTATCCCATAATCGACCGCCTCCTGAAGGAGGTCTACCCCGATGATCTGCAGAAGCGGGTGGCCCTCCGATCCCTGGCAATCGAGGGCATCGTCGGGCACATGGCCCACCACACCATCCATTCCCTGGAGGCGGGGGTCATCCTGGTTGCCGACGGCTGCGATATGGAGCGGGGCAGGGCAAGGATACCCATGTTTCTGAACACCTCCCCCAAGGTGGGGGATATTCACAAATACTCCGCCAATTCAATTGAAAAGGTGACCATCGAGGCCGGGAAGGAACTTCCCGTCAGGATTCAGGTGGACATGTCCACGGAGGTGGGATTCTTTCAGGTTGAGGAGGTGCTCCTGACCAAGATCGCCAGGAGCACCATGAAACCCTATATAGAACTCTTTGCCGGGGTAATCGGCGGAGAGCTTAAACGCTACCTTTAG